From the Choloepus didactylus isolate mChoDid1 chromosome 22, mChoDid1.pri, whole genome shotgun sequence genome, one window contains:
- the NRN1L gene encoding neuritin-like protein isoform X1: MRCCCHSRRRRPPRALGLLLLLPLDPPPSTTSAPSPGPPSPDLRPQKLGGRANSWDATPLLPHISGSGLEGGQGRRSPDVPLSSLGARFTLSHVSRALPAAVAVSGRCDTIYQGFAECLIRLGDGMGRGGELETVCRSWNDFHACAWQVLSGCPEEAAAVWESLQQEARRAPHPDNLHALCGAPVRVWERGAGPETNQETLLGTAPAPVSTPDPRLLAAALALACLLGPLA, translated from the exons ATGCGCTGCTGCTGCCATAGCCGCCGCCGCCGGCCGCCGCGCGCcctggggctgctgctgctgctgccactcG ACCCGCCCCCCTCCACCACGTCAGCTCCTTCACCCGGACCACCCTCACCTGACCTGAGGCCCCAGAAACTCGGAGGAAGAGCCAATTCGTGGGATGCAACACCCCTCCTTCCGCATATATCCGGGTCCGGCCTCGAAGGAGGCCAAGGCAGGAGATCCCCAGACGTGCCCCTCAGTTCCCTGGGGGCCCGTTTCACGCTGAGTCATGTCTCCCGAGCCCTCCCAG CAGCCGTGGCCGTCTCAGGCCGCTGTGACACCATATACCAGGGCTTTGCCGAGTGTCTCATTCGCTTGGGGGACGGCATGGGCCGCGGAGGCGAGCTGGAGACCGTCTGCAG GTCCTGGAATGACTTCCACGCTTGCGCCTGGCAAGTCCTATCGGGCTGCCCGGAGGAGGCGGCCGCCGTGTGGGAGTCACTGCAGCAGGAAGCTCGTAGGGCCCCGCACCCGGATAACTTGCACGCGCTGTGCGGCGCCCCTGTGCGCGTCTGGGAGCGCGGCGCGGGTCCCGAGACCAACCAGGAGACGCTGCTGGGAACAGCTCCCGCCCCCGTCTCGACCCCCGACCCCCGGCTCCTGGCGGCAGCTCTGGCGCTCGCCTGCCTCCTGGGGCCTCTGGCATAG
- the NRN1L gene encoding neuritin-like protein isoform X3, protein MRCCCHSRRRRPPRALGLLLLLPLAAVAVSGRCDTIYQGFAECLIRLGDGMGRGGELETVCRSWNDFHACAWQVLSGCPEEAAAVWESLQQEARRAPHPDNLHALCGAPVRVWERGAGPETNQETLLGTAPAPVSTPDPRLLAAALALACLLGPLA, encoded by the exons ATGCGCTGCTGCTGCCATAGCCGCCGCCGCCGGCCGCCGCGCGCcctggggctgctgctgctgctgccactcG CAGCCGTGGCCGTCTCAGGCCGCTGTGACACCATATACCAGGGCTTTGCCGAGTGTCTCATTCGCTTGGGGGACGGCATGGGCCGCGGAGGCGAGCTGGAGACCGTCTGCAG GTCCTGGAATGACTTCCACGCTTGCGCCTGGCAAGTCCTATCGGGCTGCCCGGAGGAGGCGGCCGCCGTGTGGGAGTCACTGCAGCAGGAAGCTCGTAGGGCCCCGCACCCGGATAACTTGCACGCGCTGTGCGGCGCCCCTGTGCGCGTCTGGGAGCGCGGCGCGGGTCCCGAGACCAACCAGGAGACGCTGCTGGGAACAGCTCCCGCCCCCGTCTCGACCCCCGACCCCCGGCTCCTGGCGGCAGCTCTGGCGCTCGCCTGCCTCCTGGGGCCTCTGGCATAG
- the NRN1L gene encoding neuritin-like protein isoform X4, whose product MRCCCHSRRRRPPRALGLLLLLPLAVAVSGRCDTIYQGFAECLIRLGDGMGRGGELETVCRSWNDFHACAWQVLSGCPEEAAAVWESLQQEARRAPHPDNLHALCGAPVRVWERGAGPETNQETLLGTAPAPVSTPDPRLLAAALALACLLGPLA is encoded by the exons ATGCGCTGCTGCTGCCATAGCCGCCGCCGCCGGCCGCCGCGCGCcctggggctgctgctgctgctgccactcG CCGTGGCCGTCTCAGGCCGCTGTGACACCATATACCAGGGCTTTGCCGAGTGTCTCATTCGCTTGGGGGACGGCATGGGCCGCGGAGGCGAGCTGGAGACCGTCTGCAG GTCCTGGAATGACTTCCACGCTTGCGCCTGGCAAGTCCTATCGGGCTGCCCGGAGGAGGCGGCCGCCGTGTGGGAGTCACTGCAGCAGGAAGCTCGTAGGGCCCCGCACCCGGATAACTTGCACGCGCTGTGCGGCGCCCCTGTGCGCGTCTGGGAGCGCGGCGCGGGTCCCGAGACCAACCAGGAGACGCTGCTGGGAACAGCTCCCGCCCCCGTCTCGACCCCCGACCCCCGGCTCCTGGCGGCAGCTCTGGCGCTCGCCTGCCTCCTGGGGCCTCTGGCATAG
- the NRN1L gene encoding neuritin-like protein isoform X2 codes for MRCCCHSRRRRPPRALGLLLLLPLVLFPPLAAAVAVSGRCDTIYQGFAECLIRLGDGMGRGGELETVCRSWNDFHACAWQVLSGCPEEAAAVWESLQQEARRAPHPDNLHALCGAPVRVWERGAGPETNQETLLGTAPAPVSTPDPRLLAAALALACLLGPLA; via the exons ATGCGCTGCTGCTGCCATAGCCGCCGCCGCCGGCCGCCGCGCGCcctggggctgctgctgctgctgccactcG tcctTTTTCCTCCCCTGGCAGCAGCCGTGGCCGTCTCAGGCCGCTGTGACACCATATACCAGGGCTTTGCCGAGTGTCTCATTCGCTTGGGGGACGGCATGGGCCGCGGAGGCGAGCTGGAGACCGTCTGCAG GTCCTGGAATGACTTCCACGCTTGCGCCTGGCAAGTCCTATCGGGCTGCCCGGAGGAGGCGGCCGCCGTGTGGGAGTCACTGCAGCAGGAAGCTCGTAGGGCCCCGCACCCGGATAACTTGCACGCGCTGTGCGGCGCCCCTGTGCGCGTCTGGGAGCGCGGCGCGGGTCCCGAGACCAACCAGGAGACGCTGCTGGGAACAGCTCCCGCCCCCGTCTCGACCCCCGACCCCCGGCTCCTGGCGGCAGCTCTGGCGCTCGCCTGCCTCCTGGGGCCTCTGGCATAG